A window of Chitinophaga sp. MM2321 contains these coding sequences:
- a CDS encoding lipase family protein, giving the protein MMFRISLLSFLFLFFLGDKIFAQHLTPYFHAAEYGELLKMIDRLGDTPWTKVTSTAPRDCELTYRSAEAGLANRWDLWLNKKERIGFIVIRGTDNTTTSWMENFYAGMISAQGTLKLDDSTNFPYKVAADSKAYVHAGWMLGLAAMAPEMVNKIKDCYRQGIHEFVIAGHSQGGAIAFLARSYFQYLDDLPKDIVFKTYCSAAPKPGNLFYAYDFDFITRDGWGLRVVNARDWVPEVPFSLQTTKDFNTANPFTNIKGAIKKQKFPVHIALGYAYGRLDRPSKRASRRMQRVLGKMVYTRVKKVLPEYEMPVFVNSHNYTPAGSPVILYPVAGYDEKFKTDGNHIFIHHMPAPYRWLLQQIYQVDPN; this is encoded by the coding sequence ATGATGTTCCGAATTTCACTGCTCAGTTTCCTGTTTTTATTTTTTTTGGGAGATAAAATCTTCGCACAACATCTGACTCCTTACTTCCACGCAGCAGAATATGGAGAGCTACTGAAAATGATAGATCGCCTGGGCGATACTCCCTGGACAAAAGTTACCTCCACCGCACCCCGGGACTGCGAACTGACATACCGTTCCGCAGAAGCAGGACTTGCTAACCGCTGGGATCTCTGGCTGAATAAAAAAGAACGTATAGGCTTTATCGTGATAAGGGGTACTGATAACACGACAACTTCCTGGATGGAAAACTTCTACGCAGGCATGATCAGTGCACAAGGCACATTAAAACTGGACGACAGTACTAACTTCCCTTATAAAGTGGCAGCAGACAGCAAAGCATATGTACACGCAGGCTGGATGCTGGGGCTGGCAGCCATGGCGCCGGAAATGGTCAACAAGATAAAGGACTGCTACCGGCAAGGGATACACGAATTTGTGATTGCCGGCCATAGTCAGGGTGGCGCTATTGCCTTCCTCGCACGCTCCTACTTTCAATACCTGGATGACCTGCCAAAAGATATTGTATTTAAAACCTATTGCAGTGCAGCACCTAAACCGGGCAATCTCTTCTACGCATACGACTTTGACTTTATAACCCGCGATGGCTGGGGGCTGCGGGTGGTAAATGCGCGCGACTGGGTACCGGAAGTGCCCTTCTCCCTGCAAACAACAAAAGACTTCAACACCGCAAATCCTTTCACAAATATTAAAGGCGCCATAAAAAAACAGAAATTCCCCGTACATATAGCATTGGGATACGCCTACGGAAGATTGGACCGCCCCTCTAAAAGGGCCAGTCGCCGCATGCAGCGTGTGCTGGGCAAAATGGTGTATACCCGCGTAAAAAAGGTCCTGCCGGAGTATGAGATGCCCGTTTTTGTAAACAGCCACAATTATACCCCCGCAGGTTCACCAGTTATCTTGTACCCCGTAGCGGGCTATGATGAAAAATTTAAAACAGACGGCAATCACATCTTCATACATCATATGCCGGCGCCTTACCGCTGGTTATTGCAACAGATTTATCAGGTAGATCCGAACTAA
- a CDS encoding DUF445 family protein, whose translation MIYFLPVIAALIGWLINSLAVKMLFYPRNPVKLGFITLHGLFPKRQQALANKLGALVGQQLFSFAEIKTKLTDPEKIKNIIPLVEAHLDIFLREKLPKAMPVLSMFIGDSIVNQIKTHLVAELDTLFPVMINKYLDNIEQELDFEKIVSQKIAGISAEKMEDLTHQLLHRELTRFKLLGALTGLITGLVAMMIR comes from the coding sequence ATGATTTATTTTCTTCCGGTTATCGCGGCACTTATTGGATGGCTGATCAACAGCCTGGCCGTTAAAATGCTGTTCTACCCACGTAATCCTGTAAAACTGGGCTTTATTACCCTGCATGGTCTTTTCCCAAAAAGACAGCAGGCATTAGCCAATAAACTGGGCGCTCTGGTAGGACAACAACTCTTTTCTTTTGCCGAAATCAAAACAAAACTGACCGATCCGGAGAAGATCAAAAACATCATTCCACTGGTAGAAGCACACCTGGACATCTTCCTACGGGAAAAACTACCCAAAGCAATGCCGGTACTTTCCATGTTCATCGGCGATAGCATCGTAAATCAGATCAAAACACACCTCGTAGCAGAACTCGATACCCTCTTTCCGGTAATGATCAATAAATACCTCGATAATATCGAACAGGAACTTGACTTTGAAAAAATAGTGTCCCAGAAAATAGCCGGTATCTCCGCCGAAAAAATGGAGGACCTCACCCACCAACTCCTTCACAGGGAACTGACACGCTTTAAATTACTGGGCGCCCTCACCGGACTGATAACCGGGTTGGTGGCCATGATGATAAGATAA
- a CDS encoding carboxymuconolactone decarboxylase family protein, with translation MKERFLMKTVQPGAFTAMMAMEKYIATTGIDPLHKELIKIRASQINGCGYCLDLHTKDARKLGETEQRLYLLSVWREAPQFSEAEKTILAMTEEVTLISQKGLTDETYEQAVHHFGQEGTAQLIMAIIAINAWNRIGISSHRIPGEHY, from the coding sequence ATGAAAGAACGATTTCTCATGAAAACAGTGCAACCCGGGGCCTTTACCGCTATGATGGCAATGGAGAAATACATCGCTACAACGGGCATAGATCCATTGCATAAAGAACTGATCAAAATAAGAGCATCACAAATAAATGGATGTGGTTATTGCCTTGACTTGCACACAAAAGATGCCCGTAAACTGGGAGAAACAGAGCAAAGGCTGTACCTGTTAAGCGTTTGGCGGGAGGCGCCTCAGTTCAGCGAAGCAGAAAAAACCATCCTGGCGATGACAGAAGAGGTTACACTCATCAGTCAGAAAGGGCTTACAGATGAAACGTATGAACAGGCCGTGCATCACTTCGGGCAGGAAGGTACGGCGCAACTGATCATGGCAATTATCGCTATCAATGCCTGGAACCGCATCGGCATTTCTTCCCACAGGATTCCAGGTGAACACTATTAA
- a CDS encoding DUF4157 domain-containing protein, translated as MSQNNEQVRSSTSTGYPAAHHVSLSGISLPAVSSFQQVEEAPSYGKSLIQRKEDQKDYLQMKPFEPQKGAVQLSTMTADIHLQGKSMLQRQPVEEELSLPEKAPFQLKRNDTGLPDNLKSGIESFSGYAMDDVKVHYNSDKPAQLQAHAYAQGTTIHIASGQEKHLPHEAWHVVQQKQGRVKPTMQMKGWGVNDDSALEKEASLMGEKALAGPVGRFNPVALSGSAPAGSSAQLPVQREVILKDVDNNIYEDSETNKEVGYLGKSGRNVHFFADYDGLLAFLEMHQNATEVVPGISTEMIVGNIRSIQDYNTSFGQIWQMDGDGNLKKVKPALLFLQQRLIEVANLGGPKYWEGGSSNRSPRAVGKLALEEGQSKEDLLKKVGVDPKDYAKYSDVKVLHRDAESLERIRQQVLHDQENVVTLDDAVYFSEQRLRRSKNARVRAASKYHKDDFGGRDMASLEESFKSLPQPGSEGWVSSFVTKGRGEGQAKAMNNWNALGAAAFANQFYGQKFDLSQNWEWLHIRASQIGGKTQGGNLVAGLYAVNSHMIPYENQIKKWEKEDVGKLRVRFYTEGAYLRVFAEKIIIDIATHGAHKSLGNIPDTSPIRVSFYTLTGKVVDKLASKIETVKLERQLQQNIGGSAVNNDRALLPAYRLYQEDAPARFLESFRNPVYQNIALTVVNNFASNPFASNTQAAFQQLLQFLPPTIVINISSERDEGVFAGTYSGQQSNTPVLLPLGPVPQPSLSLPPGPSLPGSDLPHYRIAVKGGRAGRPGAIPLAGEKRIRKKWSQSNKSRKNRKVQISVRYGGRVIKTFRTEDQPK; from the coding sequence ATGTCTCAAAATAACGAACAGGTAAGATCCAGTACCAGCACCGGTTATCCGGCAGCCCATCATGTTTCCTTATCCGGTATTTCATTACCGGCTGTGTCCTCTTTTCAACAGGTGGAAGAAGCACCGTCTTATGGAAAATCGCTGATTCAAAGAAAGGAGGATCAAAAGGACTACCTGCAAATGAAACCTTTTGAACCGCAAAAAGGTGCTGTGCAATTATCAACTATGACAGCAGATATTCATCTCCAGGGTAAATCTATGCTGCAAAGACAACCTGTTGAGGAGGAATTATCATTGCCGGAGAAAGCACCCTTTCAGTTAAAAAGAAATGATACGGGTTTACCGGATAACCTGAAATCAGGAATAGAAAGCTTTTCAGGCTATGCGATGGATGATGTAAAAGTGCATTATAATTCGGATAAACCGGCGCAACTTCAGGCGCATGCTTATGCGCAGGGAACAACTATTCACATAGCTTCGGGGCAGGAAAAACATTTGCCGCATGAGGCCTGGCATGTGGTACAGCAAAAGCAGGGCCGTGTAAAACCCACCATGCAAATGAAGGGATGGGGAGTGAATGATGATAGTGCGTTGGAGAAAGAAGCGAGCCTGATGGGGGAAAAGGCCCTGGCAGGGCCGGTTGGGCGGTTTAATCCCGTTGCCCTTTCTGGTAGTGCGCCCGCTGGGAGCAGTGCCCAGTTGCCCGTTCAGAGAGAGGTGATCTTAAAAGACGTAGATAATAACATTTACGAAGACTCAGAAACAAATAAAGAAGTAGGTTATTTGGGTAAAAGTGGCAGGAATGTACATTTTTTTGCAGACTATGATGGCCTGTTAGCTTTTCTTGAAATGCACCAGAATGCAACGGAGGTAGTACCGGGTATTTCTACGGAAATGATAGTGGGTAATATCCGGAGCATCCAGGACTACAATACGAGCTTTGGACAGATATGGCAAATGGATGGAGATGGAAATCTGAAAAAGGTGAAACCTGCATTGCTCTTTCTTCAGCAACGTTTAATTGAAGTGGCGAACCTGGGAGGGCCGAAATATTGGGAAGGGGGAAGCAGTAACAGAAGCCCCAGGGCTGTTGGTAAACTGGCTTTGGAAGAGGGACAGTCGAAAGAAGACCTGCTGAAGAAAGTAGGTGTTGATCCAAAAGATTATGCTAAATATAGTGATGTGAAGGTGCTACATAGGGATGCTGAAAGCCTTGAGCGGATCCGGCAACAGGTATTGCATGATCAGGAAAATGTGGTGACGCTGGATGATGCTGTATATTTTTCTGAACAAAGATTGCGGAGATCAAAGAATGCACGTGTAAGAGCGGCAAGTAAATATCATAAAGATGATTTCGGTGGCAGGGATATGGCATCATTGGAGGAATCATTTAAGAGCTTACCCCAACCGGGTTCAGAGGGATGGGTGAGTAGTTTTGTTACGAAAGGACGAGGAGAAGGACAGGCAAAAGCCATGAATAACTGGAATGCATTAGGTGCAGCAGCTTTTGCCAACCAGTTTTATGGTCAGAAATTTGATTTATCGCAAAACTGGGAATGGCTGCACATCAGGGCGTCGCAGATAGGTGGAAAAACGCAAGGCGGCAATCTCGTAGCGGGGTTATATGCTGTTAATTCCCACATGATACCATATGAAAACCAGATAAAAAAATGGGAGAAAGAGGATGTCGGCAAGCTCCGGGTCCGGTTTTATACGGAAGGAGCATACCTGCGCGTATTTGCAGAGAAGATCATTATTGATATTGCTACCCATGGTGCACATAAATCATTGGGAAATATTCCCGATACAAGTCCTATCAGGGTTAGTTTTTATACCTTAACAGGGAAGGTGGTGGATAAACTGGCCAGCAAGATAGAGACCGTAAAGCTGGAACGTCAGCTTCAGCAAAATATCGGAGGTAGTGCCGTCAATAATGACCGGGCGCTTCTTCCGGCTTACAGGTTATACCAGGAAGATGCACCTGCGCGGTTCCTGGAATCCTTCAGAAATCCGGTATATCAAAACATTGCGTTGACGGTTGTAAATAACTTTGCATCAAATCCTTTTGCATCAAATACACAAGCTGCTTTTCAACAGCTATTACAGTTTTTGCCGCCTACCATAGTAATAAATATCTCCTCGGAGCGGGATGAGGGCGTATTCGCAGGTACCTATAGCGGACAGCAGTCCAACACACCTGTACTACTACCGCTGGGGCCCGTACCACAACCATCTTTATCACTGCCGCCAGGACCTTCATTACCAGGGTCAGACCTGCCGCATTACCGCATAGCTGTAAAGGGTGGCAGAGCAGGCAGACCGGGAGCTATCCCTTTAGCAGGTGAAAAAAGAATTAGGAAAAAATGGAGCCAAAGTAACAAAAGCAGGAAAAACAGGAAAGTGCAAATATCTGTAAGATATGGAGGCCGGGTGATTAAAACCTTCCGTACCGAAGACCAGCCTAAATAA
- a CDS encoding GNAT family N-acetyltransferase — protein MRSVQTASDDASLLACQDVILTLRPHIQPGTLIVQIKEMQQTGYRIIYLTADDDPSKVVAFAGYRHKQTLHSGKFIYIDDLATLPEYRKQGYSSLLLYHIRELAANEGLKVVQLDSGHSLAPAHRLYFQQGYYISAHHFTLNIF, from the coding sequence ATGAGATCTGTTCAGACAGCATCTGATGATGCGTCTCTGCTGGCATGCCAGGATGTAATCCTCACATTACGGCCACATATCCAGCCAGGAACGCTGATAGTACAAATAAAGGAAATGCAGCAAACAGGCTACCGGATCATTTATCTTACAGCGGATGATGATCCATCAAAAGTGGTGGCCTTCGCGGGTTATCGGCATAAACAAACCCTCCATTCAGGAAAGTTTATTTATATAGACGACCTCGCCACCTTACCGGAGTACCGTAAACAGGGCTATTCATCGTTACTCCTCTATCATATCCGGGAACTAGCCGCAAACGAAGGACTAAAGGTAGTGCAACTGGACTCAGGGCATAGTCTGGCACCTGCACACCGCTTATACTTTCAACAAGGCTATTATATTTCGGCGCATCATTTTACACTGAATATTTTTTGA